One genomic segment of Occultella kanbiaonis includes these proteins:
- a CDS encoding LacI family DNA-binding transcriptional regulator: protein MRIDDDRADERTDPVGPAGSVPPGRRGRLAPTSKDVARVAGVSQSTVSYVMSGKRPISEKTRRSVLEAIDQLTYEPNAGARALAGHRTNVVGLVVPFHNPEAASGLMAFAEEIAVIARGRDYDVLMLTAAEGPAGLVRVQRRAMCDAAIVMEITTDDPRAAIARELEMPVIFIGVPDDRDGLHCIDFDFETAGRLLVDELADAGCPEIAVLGWSEERVGLGINYVPRFRESARARAAERGVPLRWISAPHTRTGVEGYLDAALGPDGGPHPGLLTVHSPHDVGAALQQRALVPGRDLDVVSLCTDVEAQAQPVPPTAVSTQPRDVSRLAMAWMFDLLAGDVPAELRLVEARLTRRGSVRPSGS, encoded by the coding sequence ATGCGTATCGATGACGATCGTGCCGACGAGCGGACGGACCCCGTGGGTCCGGCCGGGAGCGTGCCGCCGGGGCGCCGGGGCAGGCTCGCTCCGACGAGCAAGGACGTCGCGCGGGTCGCGGGCGTCTCGCAGAGCACGGTCTCCTACGTGATGAGCGGCAAGCGCCCGATCTCGGAGAAGACCCGCCGCAGCGTGCTCGAGGCGATCGACCAGCTCACCTATGAGCCGAACGCCGGTGCCCGGGCACTCGCCGGCCACCGCACGAACGTCGTCGGTCTGGTGGTGCCGTTCCACAATCCGGAGGCGGCGAGCGGGCTGATGGCCTTCGCCGAGGAGATCGCGGTCATCGCCCGCGGTCGCGACTACGACGTGCTGATGCTGACGGCGGCCGAAGGGCCGGCCGGGCTCGTCCGGGTGCAGCGGCGGGCGATGTGCGATGCCGCGATCGTCATGGAGATCACGACCGACGACCCCCGCGCGGCCATCGCCCGCGAGCTCGAGATGCCGGTCATCTTCATCGGCGTCCCGGACGACCGGGACGGCCTGCACTGCATCGACTTCGACTTCGAGACCGCCGGCCGGCTGCTCGTCGACGAGCTCGCCGACGCCGGTTGCCCGGAGATCGCCGTACTCGGGTGGTCCGAGGAGCGGGTCGGTCTGGGCATCAACTACGTCCCACGGTTCCGGGAGAGCGCCCGGGCGCGCGCGGCCGAGCGTGGGGTCCCACTGCGCTGGATCAGCGCGCCGCACACCCGCACCGGGGTCGAGGGCTACCTCGACGCCGCGCTCGGGCCCGACGGCGGCCCCCATCCCGGGCTGCTCACCGTGCACAGTCCGCATGACGTCGGCGCCGCACTGCAGCAACGCGCCCTGGTGCCGGGCCGCGACCTCGATGTGGTGTCGCTGTGCACCGATGTGGAGGCGCAGGCGCAGCCCGTCCCGCCCACCGCGGTATCCACCCAGCCCCGGGACGTGTCCCGGCTGGCGATGGCCTGGATGTTCGACCTGCTCGCCGGGGACGTTCCCGCCGAACTGCGTCTCGTGGAGGCGCGCCTGACCAGGCGCGGCTCCGTCCGTCCGAGCGGCAGCTAG
- a CDS encoding Gfo/Idh/MocA family protein: MSPAAPSVAPLRLVQVGAGSMGRAWLNVIAANPDTELVGLVDLDLDGATAALAAAPAGLAAGDVVVGTDLVAVARETGATAVVDVAVPTAHHAITTAALFAGLDVLGEKPVTETVAEALSLVAATQVTGRRVVVSQSRRYLREAFQLREAARALGQAGTLAVDFYKAPHFGGFREHMPQPLIVDMAIHQFDLARFLLDADPVAVYAESFNPPWSWFDGDASAIATFEMSDGARFSYGGSWCAPGLETSWNGAWRLSAERGSATWDGDRLPVVEGQEPVDLTDVADPGRELVGSLAAFVAGLRGAPVMCEVADNVLSLAMVEAAVASAGTGQRVAIDDVLERAYADALAAEQRDDVRAALLSWPSVREGLGRANRGQP, translated from the coding sequence GTGAGCCCGGCGGCCCCCTCGGTGGCGCCGCTGCGGCTCGTCCAGGTCGGCGCCGGCAGCATGGGCCGGGCCTGGCTGAACGTGATCGCGGCCAATCCGGACACCGAGCTCGTCGGCCTGGTCGACCTTGACCTCGACGGGGCGACGGCGGCACTCGCCGCCGCCCCGGCCGGGCTCGCCGCAGGCGACGTCGTGGTGGGCACGGACCTGGTGGCGGTCGCCCGCGAGACCGGTGCGACCGCCGTCGTCGACGTGGCGGTCCCGACGGCGCACCACGCGATCACGACGGCGGCCCTGTTCGCCGGGCTCGACGTGCTCGGTGAGAAGCCGGTCACCGAGACCGTCGCCGAGGCCCTCTCGCTGGTGGCGGCGACCCAGGTGACCGGGCGGCGGGTCGTCGTCAGCCAGTCCCGGCGCTACCTCCGGGAGGCGTTCCAGTTGCGCGAGGCCGCCCGTGCACTCGGGCAAGCGGGGACCCTCGCCGTCGACTTCTACAAGGCGCCGCACTTCGGCGGGTTCCGTGAGCACATGCCGCAGCCGCTGATCGTCGACATGGCGATCCACCAGTTCGACCTGGCCCGGTTCCTGCTCGACGCCGACCCGGTCGCGGTCTACGCCGAGTCGTTCAACCCGCCGTGGAGCTGGTTCGACGGCGACGCCAGCGCGATCGCGACGTTCGAGATGAGTGACGGCGCACGGTTCTCCTACGGCGGGTCCTGGTGCGCGCCCGGGCTGGAGACGTCCTGGAACGGGGCCTGGCGGCTCTCGGCCGAGCGCGGCAGCGCGACCTGGGACGGTGACCGGCTGCCGGTCGTGGAGGGGCAGGAGCCGGTCGACCTCACCGATGTGGCCGATCCCGGCCGGGAACTCGTCGGGTCCCTGGCCGCGTTCGTCGCCGGTCTGCGCGGTGCTCCGGTGATGTGCGAGGTCGCGGACAACGTGCTCAGCCTCGCGATGGTCGAGGCCGCGGTCGCGTCGGCGGGCACCGGGCAGCGGGTCGCGATCGACGACGTCCTCGAGCGCGCCTACGCCGACGCGCTCGCGGCCGAGCAGCGCGACGACGTCCGCGCCGCGCTGCTGTCGTGGCCGTCCGTGCGCGAGGGGCTCGGGAGGGCGAACCGAGGTCAGCCGTAG
- a CDS encoding carbohydrate ABC transporter permease, with amino-acid sequence MSAAVPIARRAAGGDTAGRASRVPTPRRPGHTILGVIIIAVMLFPLYWMLNVSLQPAGNASATPWLPLDLSLDGYRTALAEQGGNLVTSLIISLGAVVFSLLIAAPAAYALAHFRFGKWVVVFLFAVLTTQMVPGIVVANALYSAYSDLGLLNTYVGLILADSAAGIPFSIILMRAFMMGIPASIVEAAYVDGAGPVRAFVSVVLPISRNALITSALFIFLFAWGDFLFALTLTTSESMRPITLGLYSYIGGFVSDWSPIMATAVLSSLPAIALLVLAQRYVAAGVTGGAVKS; translated from the coding sequence ATGAGTGCCGCAGTTCCGATCGCCCGGCGAGCAGCCGGCGGCGACACCGCCGGTCGCGCGTCGAGGGTGCCAACCCCGCGCCGGCCCGGCCACACGATCCTCGGCGTGATCATCATCGCCGTCATGCTGTTTCCGCTCTATTGGATGCTCAACGTCTCGCTGCAACCGGCGGGCAACGCCTCGGCGACGCCGTGGCTGCCCCTCGACCTCTCCTTGGACGGCTACCGGACCGCGCTGGCCGAGCAGGGCGGCAACCTGGTCACGAGCCTGATCATCAGCCTCGGCGCCGTGGTGTTCAGCCTGCTGATCGCGGCGCCGGCCGCGTACGCCCTGGCGCACTTCCGGTTCGGCAAGTGGGTCGTCGTGTTCCTGTTCGCCGTGCTGACCACCCAGATGGTGCCAGGCATCGTCGTCGCGAACGCCCTGTACAGCGCGTACAGCGACCTCGGGCTGCTGAACACCTACGTCGGCCTGATCCTGGCCGACTCGGCGGCAGGCATCCCGTTCTCGATCATCCTGATGCGGGCCTTCATGATGGGCATCCCGGCTTCGATCGTCGAGGCGGCCTACGTCGACGGCGCGGGTCCGGTCCGCGCGTTCGTGTCCGTCGTGCTGCCGATCAGCCGCAACGCCCTCATCACCTCGGCGCTGTTCATCTTCCTGTTCGCGTGGGGCGACTTCCTGTTCGCGCTCACGCTGACGACGTCGGAGAGCATGCGTCCGATCACGCTCGGCCTGTACAGCTACATCGGCGGCTTCGTGAGCGACTGGTCGCCGATCATGGCGACCGCCGTGCTCTCCTCGCTGCCGGCCATCGCCCTGCTGGTCCTCGCCCAGCGCTACGTCGCGGCCGGGGTCACCGGCGGCGCGGTCAAGTCCTGA
- a CDS encoding GntR family transcriptional regulator produces the protein MIDTGNSPPRTSMAEYVLAVLREQIATGVLAPGQHLREMELAASLDVSRGPVREALAFLESEGQVEIRRHRGAFVSVLTQVDVEEVHTFRAAIESLAAERASTRMTPAHFAELDRVLDAMKETSGSVAPQEAVRLDLAFHDVLYDAADHQRLSRAWVSIRSQVFFFLHTRNVNFPDFPTVGYPEHYELRMALAQGDPVLARAAAEDHLSGAYTRLRQLELPTESDRPE, from the coding sequence GTGATCGACACCGGGAACTCTCCGCCCCGGACGTCCATGGCCGAGTACGTGTTGGCGGTGCTCCGTGAGCAGATCGCCACCGGCGTGCTCGCGCCCGGTCAGCACCTGCGCGAGATGGAGCTCGCCGCCAGCCTGGACGTGAGCCGCGGTCCGGTGCGCGAGGCCCTGGCGTTCCTCGAGTCCGAGGGGCAGGTCGAGATCCGGCGCCATCGCGGCGCGTTCGTGAGCGTGCTCACCCAGGTGGACGTGGAGGAGGTGCACACCTTTCGCGCCGCCATCGAGTCCCTTGCCGCCGAACGCGCATCAACGCGAATGACGCCTGCCCACTTCGCGGAACTGGACCGGGTGCTCGACGCGATGAAGGAGACCTCCGGATCCGTCGCCCCGCAGGAGGCGGTCCGACTGGACCTCGCCTTCCATGACGTGTTGTATGACGCGGCGGACCATCAGCGGCTCAGCCGTGCGTGGGTCTCCATCCGCAGCCAGGTGTTCTTCTTCCTGCACACCCGGAACGTGAACTTCCCCGACTTCCCGACCGTCGGGTATCCCGAGCACTACGAACTCCGGATGGCCCTCGCGCAGGGCGACCCGGTCCTCGCCCGGGCCGCCGCCGAGGACCATCTCAGCGGCGCCTACACACGCCTGCGCCAGCTCGAGCTGCCGACCGAGTCGGACCGGCCCGAGTGA
- a CDS encoding ankyrin repeat domain-containing protein: protein MTTRAGRGLATLGIGIGLLAGCGLLPGTASGPEPTEFFTEADDLALAEAVAAGDADEIARLVADGADPDAQGTDDLTMLQWAIHVENADGLAALLDTGADPDLTGWAGKTPLEDTVDVNTSDATSETMVPILLAAGADVNAQNAITGETALGVACVTSSDLAIGLLLDGGADPDGADANGSRPLHGCARVNRGAQLIVLLDAGADPLALTSGGASFQDYYFGYDPELLNERAAAERADVIAWLESNGVPVNPEAYG from the coding sequence ATGACCACGCGAGCCGGCCGCGGCCTGGCCACCCTGGGGATCGGCATCGGCCTGCTCGCCGGCTGCGGGCTGCTGCCCGGCACCGCGAGCGGGCCGGAGCCCACCGAGTTCTTCACCGAGGCCGATGACCTGGCGCTGGCCGAGGCGGTCGCGGCCGGGGACGCCGACGAGATCGCCCGGCTCGTGGCCGATGGCGCCGACCCGGACGCGCAGGGCACCGACGACCTCACGATGCTGCAGTGGGCGATCCATGTCGAGAACGCGGACGGACTCGCCGCGCTCCTCGACACCGGTGCGGACCCGGACCTGACCGGTTGGGCCGGGAAGACCCCGCTGGAGGACACGGTGGACGTCAACACCTCCGACGCCACCTCGGAGACGATGGTCCCGATCCTGCTCGCGGCCGGCGCCGACGTGAACGCGCAGAACGCGATCACCGGAGAAACCGCGCTGGGAGTGGCGTGCGTGACCTCCTCCGACCTCGCCATCGGCCTCCTCCTCGACGGTGGCGCGGACCCGGACGGTGCCGACGCCAACGGGAGTCGGCCACTGCACGGCTGCGCACGGGTCAACCGCGGCGCCCAGCTGATCGTGCTGCTGGACGCCGGGGCGGACCCGCTCGCCCTGACCAGCGGCGGCGCGAGCTTCCAGGACTACTACTTCGGCTATGACCCGGAGCTGCTGAACGAGCGGGCCGCCGCCGAGCGCGCCGACGTCATCGCGTGGCTGGAGTCGAACGGGGTTCCCGTCAACCCGGAGGCCTACGGCTGA
- a CDS encoding Type 1 glutamine amidotransferase-like domain-containing protein: protein MRGTVWLGCGSALDEEPLWRSILDRPRTRILYWPFALPREMLPSADGWLRGNLDRLGVDYELVTWQGLAQHAPSELCPGSTDLLFVGGGNTFRLLDEVRSHGFTRPIREFWRDGGDYYGGSAGAVLACESIAIAEGNDANEPGLSDLTGLALIAGVAVLPHFTDAQHASASHWSSTHDTTVIGLPETMGVRCSAGIATALGAGTVRRFAGDVVDEFAPGDSFQVSDRSWDDPPT from the coding sequence ATGCGCGGGACCGTCTGGCTCGGATGCGGCAGTGCCCTCGATGAGGAGCCGCTGTGGCGGTCGATCCTGGATCGGCCTCGGACGAGGATCCTCTACTGGCCCTTCGCCCTACCTCGCGAGATGCTGCCGTCAGCTGACGGCTGGTTGCGCGGGAACCTCGATCGGCTCGGTGTCGACTATGAGCTCGTGACCTGGCAGGGCCTCGCGCAGCATGCGCCCTCGGAGCTGTGCCCGGGGTCCACCGACCTGCTGTTCGTCGGTGGTGGCAACACGTTCCGTCTCCTCGACGAGGTGCGCTCCCACGGCTTCACCCGACCGATACGCGAGTTCTGGCGCGACGGCGGCGACTACTACGGAGGTAGCGCCGGCGCCGTGCTGGCGTGCGAGAGCATTGCAATCGCCGAAGGCAACGACGCCAACGAGCCCGGACTCAGCGACCTGACCGGGCTGGCGCTCATCGCAGGCGTCGCTGTGCTGCCGCATTTCACCGACGCCCAGCATGCCAGCGCCAGCCACTGGTCGAGCACCCATGACACCACGGTGATCGGGCTGCCGGAGACCATGGGCGTTCGGTGCTCCGCCGGGATCGCGACCGCCCTCGGTGCGGGCACGGTCAGGCGGTTCGCGGGGGACGTCGTCGACGAGTTCGCACCCGGCGACTCCTTCCAGGTCTCCGATCGCAGTTGGGACGACCCCCCGACGTGA
- a CDS encoding sugar ABC transporter substrate-binding protein — translation MTRFSRARVAIAAAAALPLVLVAACSGSDGGTDGDGGGDGDVTELHVLDYYNNDPNKTVWQGVLDACAAEVGVELNRESVPGGDLIAKVLQMSSSRTLPDVLMLDNPDVQQIAESGALAPLSQFGLDPGGIAEGVLSASTYEDELYALQPVTNTIALFYNTQVLADAGIEPPTTWEELETAAAALTEGDQYGLALSAINTYEGTWQFLPFMWSNGGDEADIATEEVAGALQLWKDLLDSGSMSQSVVTWSQADVADQFSSGNAAMMVNGPWNFGTLAENAELEYGIVPIPAPAAGDTVVSPFGGEAWAVPQTGDDARMAVAAEFVQCLVGEDAVVDAAVGTNTVPTDPSLSAAVVEQVPNLASFAEQVPDLRARTGELGPEWPTQATAIYEAVQNALVGGMSPEDALAQAQNG, via the coding sequence ATGACCAGGTTCTCCAGAGCCCGAGTTGCGATCGCCGCGGCGGCCGCGCTGCCGCTGGTGCTCGTGGCCGCGTGCAGCGGCTCCGACGGTGGCACGGACGGCGACGGCGGTGGTGACGGCGATGTCACCGAGCTGCACGTCCTCGACTACTACAACAACGACCCGAACAAGACGGTCTGGCAGGGCGTCCTCGATGCCTGCGCCGCCGAGGTCGGCGTGGAACTGAACCGCGAGTCGGTTCCGGGCGGCGACCTGATCGCGAAGGTGCTGCAGATGAGCTCCTCGCGCACCCTGCCCGACGTCCTCATGCTCGACAACCCCGACGTCCAGCAGATCGCCGAGAGCGGGGCGCTGGCGCCGCTGTCCCAGTTCGGGCTCGACCCGGGCGGGATCGCCGAGGGCGTCCTGTCCGCCTCCACCTACGAGGACGAGCTGTACGCGCTGCAGCCGGTGACCAACACGATCGCGCTCTTCTACAACACCCAGGTCCTGGCGGACGCCGGGATCGAACCGCCCACCACCTGGGAGGAGCTCGAGACCGCGGCGGCCGCGTTGACCGAGGGGGACCAGTACGGTCTCGCCCTGTCGGCGATCAACACCTACGAGGGCACCTGGCAGTTCCTGCCGTTCATGTGGTCCAACGGCGGCGACGAGGCGGACATCGCGACCGAGGAGGTCGCCGGGGCACTGCAGCTGTGGAAGGACCTGCTGGACTCGGGGTCCATGTCGCAGTCGGTGGTCACCTGGTCGCAGGCGGACGTCGCGGACCAGTTCTCCAGTGGCAACGCCGCGATGATGGTCAACGGCCCCTGGAACTTCGGCACGCTCGCGGAGAACGCCGAGCTCGAGTACGGCATCGTCCCGATCCCGGCGCCCGCGGCCGGCGACACCGTGGTCTCGCCCTTCGGCGGCGAGGCCTGGGCGGTCCCGCAGACCGGCGACGACGCGCGGATGGCCGTCGCCGCCGAGTTCGTCCAGTGCCTGGTCGGTGAGGATGCGGTGGTCGACGCCGCGGTCGGGACCAACACGGTGCCGACCGACCCGTCCCTGTCCGCCGCCGTCGTCGAGCAGGTCCCGAACCTCGCCTCGTTCGCCGAACAGGTCCCGGACCTGCGCGCACGCACCGGTGAGCTCGGGCCCGAGTGGCCGACCCAGGCGACGGCGATCTACGAGGCGGTCCAGAACGCTCTCGTCGGAGGCATGAGCCCGGAGGACGCGTTGGCCCAGGCGCAGAACGGCTGA
- a CDS encoding carbohydrate ABC transporter permease, which produces MTSTEVRVGSGGLAPPGPARPARRRSSGRGRLVQVAFLIPAAVYLVLFFGYPVVKNITMGFQEYTTRTFYTGEAPWVGFANYVTAVTDPVFDRALLNTGLFTVGSILGQFTIGLAIALFFHRRFHLSGVLRSLLLLPWLVPMIAASAVWRWILDTDHGVLNRTLDLLPFLDGRPAWLTSTTLALVAVIIVNIWLGIPFNATILYGGLQEIPEELYEAGSLDGATGARAFRHITWPLLRGVVTVVLVLGVVYTLKVLDVILGLTNGGPANATQTISTFSYHMSFREFDFGVGAALGNILVLISLVFAIVYLRLNRRAIDE; this is translated from the coding sequence GTGACCTCCACCGAAGTACGGGTCGGGTCCGGTGGGCTGGCCCCGCCGGGCCCGGCCCGGCCGGCCCGCCGCCGATCGTCCGGTCGCGGACGCCTCGTCCAGGTCGCATTCCTGATCCCTGCCGCTGTCTATCTGGTGCTGTTCTTCGGCTACCCCGTCGTCAAGAACATCACCATGGGCTTCCAGGAGTACACGACCAGGACCTTCTACACGGGCGAGGCGCCCTGGGTCGGGTTCGCGAACTACGTCACCGCCGTGACCGACCCGGTGTTCGACCGTGCCCTGCTCAACACCGGCCTGTTCACGGTCGGATCCATCCTCGGGCAGTTCACGATCGGCCTGGCCATCGCACTGTTCTTCCACCGGCGGTTCCACCTCTCCGGCGTGCTGCGCTCGTTGTTGCTGCTGCCGTGGCTGGTGCCGATGATCGCTGCGTCGGCGGTCTGGCGGTGGATCCTCGACACCGATCACGGGGTCCTGAACCGGACCCTCGACCTGCTGCCGTTCCTGGACGGCCGCCCTGCCTGGCTGACGTCGACCACGTTGGCGCTGGTCGCCGTCATCATCGTGAACATCTGGCTCGGGATCCCGTTCAACGCGACGATCCTGTACGGCGGCCTGCAGGAGATCCCCGAGGAGCTGTACGAGGCGGGCTCGCTCGACGGCGCCACCGGGGCCCGCGCGTTCCGGCACATCACCTGGCCGCTGCTGCGCGGCGTGGTCACGGTCGTTCTCGTGCTGGGCGTCGTCTACACGCTGAAGGTGCTCGACGTCATCCTGGGTCTGACCAACGGTGGTCCCGCCAACGCGACCCAGACGATCTCGACGTTCTCGTACCACATGTCGTTCCGCGAGTTCGACTTCGGGGTGGGCGCCGCACTGGGCAACATCCTGGTGTTGATCTCGCTCGTGTTCGCCATCGTCTACCTGCGCCTCAACCGGCGCGCCATCGACGAGTAG
- a CDS encoding amidohydrolase family protein, with the protein MPEPSRRRHRWREDVRVDRHHRQVRPGPHGDDRADDRAQDVVGWATRGGARTLGLDSAVGSPEPGKKADVVLIKNDDSPVMFPVLHPYGHIAFQAQRGDVHTVVVNGRVLKHEHRLLGTDLAKARTAVEQTVEHLRTTLGEDEWRQGMSPEIPESKVLDNPYMYTDYADDSTHRACGVRTPLRH; encoded by the coding sequence CTGCCAGAACCGTCTCGGCGACGGCATCGGTGGCGCGAAGATGTTCGTGTAGATCGGCACCACCGGCAGGTCCGCCCCGGGCCGCACGGTGACGATCGGGCAGATGATCGGGCACAGGACGTCGTCGGCTGGGCCACCCGCGGTGGCGCACGTACCCTCGGGCTGGACTCCGCCGTCGGGAGCCCGGAGCCGGGCAAGAAGGCGGACGTCGTGCTGATCAAGAACGACGACTCGCCTGTGATGTTCCCGGTGCTGCACCCATACGGGCACATCGCGTTCCAGGCCCAGCGGGGCGACGTGCACACCGTGGTCGTGAATGGCCGGGTGCTCAAGCACGAGCACCGCCTGCTCGGCACCGACCTCGCGAAGGCGCGCACCGCCGTCGAGCAGACGGTCGAACACCTGCGCACCACCCTCGGCGAGGACGAGTGGCGCCAGGGGATGAGCCCGGAGATCCCCGAGTCGAAGGTGCTCGACAACCCCTACATGTACACCGACTACGCGGACGACTCGACGCACCGCGCGTGCGGTGTGCGCACGCCGCTGCGCCACTGA
- a CDS encoding ThuA domain-containing protein, which translates to MSEPIRVLVWGENRHEQLEPAVAQRYPDGMHGAIAQGIEANLGSRVRVRTTTLDEPEHGLTEEVLADTDVLIWWGHAAHGEVADEVVERAHRHVLEGMGLIVLHSGHWSKLFMKLMGTTCTLRWRTEHDRELVWTVDATHPIAQGIPHPMIIEEDEMYGEQFDIPTPDELIFISSFSGGEVFRSGCTFRRGHGRIFYFRPGDQDFPTYFHEGVRRVISNGVEWAHTVRPERSLPTLLRYETEDFYNGHGYGGALSAEATVAAEQRATAPAGAE; encoded by the coding sequence ATGTCCGAACCGATCCGGGTCCTCGTCTGGGGCGAGAACCGTCACGAGCAGCTCGAACCGGCCGTCGCGCAGCGCTATCCCGACGGGATGCATGGGGCGATCGCGCAGGGGATCGAGGCGAACCTCGGCAGCCGCGTCCGGGTGCGCACCACCACCCTGGACGAGCCCGAGCACGGCCTCACCGAGGAGGTGCTGGCCGACACCGACGTGCTGATCTGGTGGGGCCACGCCGCGCACGGCGAGGTTGCCGACGAGGTGGTCGAGCGGGCCCACCGGCACGTGCTGGAGGGCATGGGGCTGATCGTGCTGCACTCGGGGCACTGGTCGAAACTGTTCATGAAGCTGATGGGCACCACCTGCACGCTGCGGTGGCGTACCGAGCATGACCGCGAGCTGGTGTGGACGGTCGACGCGACGCACCCGATCGCGCAGGGCATCCCGCACCCGATGATCATCGAGGAGGACGAGATGTACGGGGAGCAGTTCGACATCCCCACCCCGGACGAGCTCATCTTCATCTCCTCCTTCAGTGGCGGCGAGGTGTTCCGGTCCGGTTGCACGTTCCGGCGCGGCCACGGCAGGATCTTCTACTTCCGCCCCGGCGACCAGGACTTCCCGACCTACTTCCACGAGGGCGTGCGCCGGGTCATCTCGAACGGTGTCGAGTGGGCGCACACGGTGCGGCCCGAGCGGAGCCTGCCGACCCTGTTGCGGTACGAGACGGAGGACTTCTACAACGGGCACGGCTACGGCGGTGCGCTGAGCGCCGAAGCCACGGTGGCGGCCGAGCAGCGGGCCACCGCACCCGCGGGCGCCGAGTGA
- a CDS encoding ZIP family metal transporter yields MLTALLYGLGTSVPMLIGAVIGLRYDLPTKVLAAMMAFGAGTMIAAVTTELFQPAFDSEGLLIAGAALLGGALVYVLADRLIERKLGPAALGPALMLGALLDGIPENTALGVSLTGAGGIVLLVAVAVGNVPEAMAGAASMRRQPGFAPRRALWMWAGTAILLTVVVVAAWAVSDVISARSISVVQAFAGGATLAVLADSLMPEAYRDGGWWVGLSTAVGFLVAFALGG; encoded by the coding sequence ATGCTCACGGCGCTCCTGTACGGGTTGGGCACCTCGGTGCCGATGCTGATAGGCGCGGTGATCGGGTTGCGTTACGACCTGCCCACCAAGGTCCTCGCGGCGATGATGGCGTTCGGTGCGGGCACCATGATCGCGGCGGTGACCACCGAGCTGTTCCAGCCCGCGTTCGACAGCGAGGGCCTGCTGATCGCCGGCGCGGCGCTCCTGGGTGGTGCGCTCGTCTACGTGCTCGCGGACCGGCTGATCGAGCGCAAGCTCGGGCCGGCCGCGCTCGGCCCCGCGCTCATGCTCGGCGCGCTCCTCGACGGAATCCCGGAGAACACCGCGCTGGGTGTCAGCCTGACCGGTGCCGGCGGGATCGTGCTGCTGGTGGCGGTCGCCGTCGGCAACGTCCCCGAGGCGATGGCGGGTGCGGCCTCGATGCGCAGGCAGCCGGGCTTCGCGCCGCGGCGCGCGCTCTGGATGTGGGCGGGCACGGCGATCCTGCTGACCGTGGTCGTCGTGGCGGCGTGGGCGGTCAGCGACGTGATCTCCGCCCGCAGCATCTCGGTGGTCCAGGCGTTCGCCGGCGGCGCCACCCTCGCGGTACTCGCCGACTCGCTGATGCCGGAGGCCTATCGCGACGGCGGATGGTGGGTCGGGCTGTCCACGGCCGTCGGGTTCCTGGTCGCCTTCGCGCTCGGCGGGTGA